Below is a window of Arabidopsis thaliana chromosome 2, partial sequence DNA.
CATATCTAAAAAGTAACTGAgatcaaatctcaaaacatCTAGAAAACAATTTCCACATGAAcctttgaaaaaaaacaattattttaaagagtaGATTTACTGTTTGTATAATATTGAATACACTCATTCGCTAGACCAATatatttcctctgtttcactaaaaatgttgtttaagGCATTTTCTACGcatattagaaaataattaaattttttgtttcatctcttattaaattattaatacattaaaataGTGTGGATAAAACTGGAAATCTTAACaaacatatacattaaaaatacaaaccaacacttattttgtgttgaaacaaaatatgagttttaaaaagacacTTAATATGAAACTAATGGAGTATACTATTATGAAAATAGGTataatttggaaaattaatttgagaaagaaaaaaagaaacgaaaatatcaaaaagagaattttaaattatgaacACTCGTGCAAAGAGTTGTTATCTAAAATGTGTATGGTAGATTAACTTGAAAGAGAAGTGTTCGAACGGCATTATCGATGGTTACTTGGTTAGAATCATTTTTTATGCCCTACAATTGTAAAGTGAGGTCCTGAGGGcatgaaaagcaaaaaaaaaaaaaaaaaaaaaaaaaaaaaaaaaaaaaaaaaaaaaaatttccttgAGAGGCGAAGATATAACTTAAAGAGTTTTTGTGCTTGCTGCCGTCGTTATTGCACTGGCGTGATTTGATAATTGCTTTGAACATACTTTCCAAAAAGTGTAGGAACTAAGAGATGACTTCACTTTTCTATCTTAAAGCATAAATCCAAAAAGTGAGAGAAATGGTCAAAACATTACATAGCAACGAAGTCCACTAAAAATTTTGTATaggtgaaaacaaaacatatgagTGTAAGATTCCAAAGGAATGCCGAGAGAAGTGGAAGCATAAACggttttatttgaaaaaacattacaaaacgAAAGCAAAACCGGAGTAAGATTTTACTAAGTTATATTGAGCCGCTTATGAAATTATCGTGTAACAAAGAGGAATAAATAAGTGTTCTTAACTCTTGTTATCGTTTTAGTCATGAATAATAAGCTCTAGTTTTGCCTAAGTGTTAAACCGACTCGAATGTTAAATGGACGAACTTTCATAGTCGGATTAAATGATACATTAAGGCGGATTCAGAGTatggtttagactttagagtaCTCAGTCCATTTAAGGAAGGACATagatgaaattaaaaatgaaaggaCTTAGATGAAGAGGTGGAGAAGATCTAAGAGTGTGGATATAGTTCAACTGTTCAAGTGTGTGTGTTATATCATTAAGTATGGCATAGTAAAATGGTAACATAGTCTAatcttaatttcttaattaagagtcatttttctctccttcaaaGTAAATAGAAATCCATCATATTGTATAACAGTTTGGACACACTTTAATACCCACAAATACTATACTATGTATTCAACACTAAATGAATAACATTAAAGATCATTCAAGAGATTGTTACGTCAGAAAAATACGACATACTTAATATCAAACTAAGAGATAATAAGTGAATTCAGATCGAGAACCATGGCCTTGATCAACGGCGTCGTTTAGGGATAGCAAAACTTTGTTTAACATTACATAAGCTGAATTTGAGGTACCAAAAATGtgaggattttgatttcttatatGTTGCTTTGTTGTCATTAGTCGTATATGTACAACTAACTCTCAGAGATTAGGAGAAGTTAATGATAATAAGCCCAATTTGTCAATTTAAATactacaaaaatgaaaagcaCTAGTGTCTTAgtaagatttaagaaaacattaaatttgatgatttgtCATTTGTCAGACATGTCTACATATGAGAAAATAGATTTGTAGGGTTTGTTGAAAGTTTGTTAGCTAATCACTTTCTCATGAGACAAAGTTGACATTAcgaaaattaatatattacagagtgattttatcaaaatctttttaatatatttaggTCGGAAACACGAAGTTTGGTGGAAGCACTTAACAGACACACCCACATGAAAATTACACTATTCagattttggtatttttctACATATTAACACCTGTTTATGTCTCCATAACTTTATAATGTTTATCATAATCTCTATTTTCAATTTCTAGATTGGTATAACTCAAAAAATTAACTTTCTCAATTATGTCTTGcacaattttgtttctattacTTCATCACACGTAAAAATTCCTCacatcaaaaaatataaaccattTGGTAAAACATCTCTTTTaccaaatgttttatttttcaaacatgttataaactttttaaaaatcaacaaatttcaGGTAAACAGAAACTAAAACTTTTCGTGTGAAACAATCAAGGAATTGAACTAAAACACTTCcagactaaaaaaaaattgtttctataAGATTTGTTTCTCCGATTCTTTTTTGGCCAAagtggaaaaaagaaacagaagaagagaagctgtTTCTTTGGCTTGGTATGTAGAAAATGGCAACAAAAAGGGAAAACGAACTGAAGTGCTTTATAGAAACCACATGGGGGGCAACAAAGCCAAAACAATGACCATTCAATAATCATAACAAAGactgtttcttcttgtttttggtaTCAAATTGGGTCCCCAAAGAAACTTCCATATTAATTTTGTGGAAGACTCATACCAAAACTAGAGCCTgcaaaaatcatcatcattgtatATCTAGTTTTGTTACTTTCTGCAACAACCTATATGAACAACATACCCACTTTCATGTCTTAAAACCGTTTTGTGTGGTAATATGGCTGGTTTCATGTCTCACTcaacaaatcatcaacaaaatctcTCTACTCATGCCTACTTGAAGAGAGATGAAACCACCAAGAACATATCGTCTTCTCATGGCTGGGCAGATCAAATAAACTATACACGCAATGACACAATACACGCAAAGACACGATACACGCAATCACAAGAGTcattagagaaaaataaacatactTTGTCCTTATGGTTTTCCTTCAGAAGGACCACAATCCACAGTTTCTACCCTAAATACGTTCATGCGTTGGAAACTAACAGAGAAAACTAGTACCGAAGTCAGCTATTTTCACAACAGGACAGTATAAAGCCAAGAACACATGTTTCATGACATATGAATTCTACGAGGAGATTGTTTGTAATCCAGAGTCTCTATGCAGATACTGCATAACAAGCAAGTGCATAGATGTGCAGAGACTTATCAGTTATCACTTCCCTTATTCAGTTATTTGAGTCAAAAACAAAGCCATGGAACATAATTCAATTGGTACAAACGTAAAGGTCTCATCCCGTGCAAACGATCTTATTTTCTAGTTAAGAAAGAGTAGATGAATCCGGGACAACATATCTTACATTCTGAAAATAACTATGGTGGAATCatcatttgattaaaaagatacaaaccaaaaaataatatcaaatggAACTAGTAACAtctgccaaaaaaaatgtatgagaAGTTCAATCTAAGCTGAGAGATTGCAAAGACAGTTGACAGATATAACTTCAAAACCTGAGAATTTCCttgaaaacatcaaacttagCACAAAACGATCTCTGGGATGATAAGCCACCCATCTACTTCAGGTTCTGGTACTAGATAGGACTGAGATAGTTTGCAAATCTACCTGTCAATTTCATCAACAATAGAAAGTTGTTAGAAGAATCTTATCTTCCTTCCAGATATCTAAGCCAAACCTCAAGGAGCAATCTGTGTAGGTAGTAATCATGAATCTTTCCACAACCAAGTTCAGGAGACGCTACGTCTACATGATCTAAACCACATCCTAAAGAAGCTCACACACACAACACAGCAACATTTGTATCTTTTTCTACGAATCTTACAAGGTTTTTGCTATTATTACCTTCAGGAGAAGTGACATCAGAAGGAAGTTTCGAAACGAGGCAAGCTGCAGCAATGGTGCTGTGAAATGGTTGTTGTGTGCTTAATTCTCGCCGCAGCAACCTTTTTagatttcaaatcaaaatccaaactttcaATCAAGGGCATCACAAATATCTAACAACTAAGCAGATTTAGATCGAAAGATAACGAATTTCACCTGGGAACAGAACCTTCGATTCGAGAAGAAGTGTTGAAGCGCGGGGAagtga
It encodes the following:
- a CDS encoding PPR containing protein (FUNCTIONS IN: molecular_function unknown; INVOLVED IN: biological_process unknown; LOCATED IN: chloroplast; EXPRESSED IN: 22 plant structures; EXPRESSED DURING: 13 growth stages; BEST Arabidopsis thaliana protein match is: Tetratricopeptide repeat (TPR)-like superfamily protein (TAIR:AT2G27800.1); Has 21 Blast hits to 21 proteins in 5 species: Archae - 0; Bacteria - 0; Metazoa - 0; Fungi - 0; Plants - 21; Viruses - 0; Other Eukaryotes - 0 (source: NCBI BLink).); the protein is MAAIGIASRSATFMRSINRTATARNLISSRARPSVPNPNFTSPRFNTSSRIEGSVPRLLRRELSTQQPFHSTIAAACLVSKLPSDVTSPEGRFANYLSPI
- a CDS encoding PPR containing protein (FUNCTIONS IN: molecular_function unknown; INVOLVED IN: biological_process unknown; LOCATED IN: chloroplast; EXPRESSED IN: 22 plant structures; EXPRESSED DURING: 13 growth stages; BEST Arabidopsis thaliana protein match is: Tetratricopeptide repeat (TPR)-like superfamily protein (TAIR:AT2G27800.1); Has 21 Blast hits to 21 proteins in 5 species: Archae - 0; Bacteria - 0; Metazoa - 0; Fungi - 0; Plants - 21; Viruses - 0; Other Eukaryotes - 0 (source: NCBI BLink).) → MAAIGIASRSATFMRSINRTATARNLISSRARPSVPNPNFTSPRFNTSSRIEGSVPRLLRRELSTQQPFHSTIAAACLVSKLPSDVTSPEGNNSKNLVRFVEKDTNVAVLCV